A single window of Maylandia zebra isolate NMK-2024a linkage group LG2, Mzebra_GT3a, whole genome shotgun sequence DNA harbors:
- the rapgef2b gene encoding rap guanine nucleotide exchange factor 2 isoform X11: MKPLAASDSNGVPSQQDKTPLPADFSRLHLADGLHPQVTHVSSSHSGCSITSDSGSSSLSDIYQATENEPGDMDLSGLPETAVDSEEDDDEEDIERASDPLMSRDIVRDCLEKDPMDRTDDDIEQLLEFMHQLPAFANMTMSVRRELCAVMVFAVVERAGTIVLNDGEELDSWSVILNGSVEVTYPDSRTEILCMGNSFGVSPTMEKEYMKGVMKTKVDDCQFVCIAQQDYCCILNQVEKNMQKVEEEGEIVMVKEHRELDRTGTRKGHIVIKGTPERLTMHLVEEHSVVDPTYIEDFLLTYRTFLSSPMVVGKKLLEWFHDPSLRDKVTRVVLLWVNNHFNDFEGDPAMTRFLEEFENNLEKEKMCGHLRLLNIACAAKAKPRLVTLTKPSRDSPLAFSLLGGQEKGFRIFIDAVEPGSKAAEAGLKRGDQILEVNGQNFENVQLSKANEILKNNTHLSITVKTNLLVFKELLTRPEHDHDLDCEEEHDRKNGAPHLPKIGDIKKASRYSIPDLAVDVEQVMSLEKVSKKAKTNTVGGRNKLKKIFDKTLTSILPPKPYNDVCVGQSQDDSIVGMKQSKQIPPALPVSGNLSSSNPDLLQSHHRILDFNNQPDMSDQVLRVFKADQQSRYIMIGKDTTAKEVVAQAIREFALTAAPEAYSLCEVSVTPEGVIKQRRLPDQLSKLADRIQLSGRYYLKSNMETETLCSDEDAQDLLREGQISLLQLSTVEVATQLSMRAFELFCAIEPTEYIDDLFKLRSKTGSVSLKRFEEAINHETFWVATEVTREPNQLKRMKIIKHFIKIALHCRECKNFSSMFAIISGLNLAPVSRLRGTWEKLPSKYEKLFGDLQDLFDPSRNMAKYRNVLSNQNLQPPIIPLFPVIKKDLTFLHEGNDSKVDGLVNFEKLRMIAKEIRHVGRMASVNMDPALMFRTRKKKWRSLGRSLSQGSANAAVLDVTQTGGHKKRVRRSSFLNAKKLYEDAQMARKVKQYLSNLSLETNEESLQTLSLQCEPSISTLPKNAGGKRPDTSPVVPRAASQQRGQLAKGNQALQVPAVALYPSRKKVQVKDLPPFGTSSPQSLKKILALSEEGSERHRRQPEDTMSNASSQLSSPPTSPQSSPKKGYNRMGDTYSDSGHSEISSRSSLVSNSSFDMAQEERRLRHSGVVGDSHIGGSRLERRATTDPDQYSLGSYSSMQDCRGIYAGGHTVLSSPSSEELTQDQGDRVSLDAADSGRGSWTSCSSGSHDNIQTMQQGRSWETLAFGGGGSGGGIGGLPPGGPDAILGGSAALWAAQARGSWASASSSSSSAAYWGEDSEGDTGTIKRRGGKDVSTDPETSSITSTGSEESKQLGRPSPSPITVGNKGGLSRKEGRYREPPPTPPGYTALTISDLAEGQHSAQSVPMSTATHSGRRPPDYTTALQRSRMVTQSPDSHQAHQGAKHRAGGLHRTRSPAEEQEPEEEEEGESLSSKLVALRKPVAQHTPETPRP; this comes from the exons AGCAATTACTGGAGTTCATGCATCAACTGCCAGCATTTGCCAACATGACCATGTCAGTGAGGAGGGAACTCTGCGCTGTCATGGTTTTCGCTGTGGTCGAACGCGCCGGCACCATCGTTCTCAATGATGGAGAAGAG CTGGACTCATGGTCGGTGATCCTGAACGGTTCGGTGGAGGTGACGTACCCTGACAGCCGGACAGAAATCCTGTGCATGGGAAATAGTTTTGGGGTGTCACCAACCATGGAGAAAGAATACATGAAAGGTGTCATGAAGACCAAAGTAGACGACTGCCAG TTTGTGTGTATAGCCCAGCAGGACTACTGCTGCATCCTCAACCAGGTGGAGAAGAACATGCAGAAGGTTGAGGAGGAAGGAGAAATTGTTATGGTGAAGGAACACCGTGAACTCGACCGCACCGGCACCAGGAAAGGGCACATTGTCATCAAG GGCACACCGGAGCGTCTCACCATGCACCTCGTAGAGGAGCACTCAGTGGTGGACCCTACATACATCGAGGACTTCCTGTTGACCTACAGGACCTTCCTCTCAAGCCCCATGGTCGTGGGCAAGAAGCTCCTGGAGTGGTTCCACGACCCAAGTCTCAGGGACAAG GTTACACGGGTAGTCTTGCTGTGGGTAAACAATCACTTCAATGACTTTGAAGGTGACCCTGCCATGACTCGCTTTCTGGAAGAGTTTGAAAACAATCTGGAAAAAGAA AAAATGTGTGGGCACCTAAGACTGTTAAACATAGCATGTGCTGCTAAAGCCAAGCCACGGCTGGTGACACTAACCAAGCCATCCAGGGACTCTCCACTGGCATTCAGCCTTCTCGGAGGTCAGGAGAAAGGTTTCCGCATCTTCATCGATGCTGTGGAGCCTGGAAGCAAAGCAGCAGAAGCTGGCCTTAAGCGTGGAGATCAA ATCTTGGAGGTCAATGGACAGAATTTTGAGAATGTCCAGCTCAGCAAAGCTAATGAGATTCTGAAGAACAACACCCATTTGTCCATAACTGTGAAGACAAACCTTTTAG TGTTTAAAGAGCTGCTAACAAGGCCAGAACACGACCATGATTTGGATTGTGAGGAGGAACATGATCGAAAGAATGGGGCACCCCACCTTCCAAAGATTGGGGACATTAAGAAGGCCAGTCGCTACTCGATCCCCGACCTGGCGGTGGATGTAGAGCAGGTGATGAGTCTGGAAAAGGTCAGCAAGAAAGCAAAGACCAACACAGTGGGAGGACGCAACAAGCTGAAGAAAATCTTTGATAAGACGCTCACCAGCATCCTGCCCCCTAAACCATACAA CGACGTTTGCGTGGGCCAATCACAGGATGACAGCATAGTGGGAATGAAGCAGTCCAAACAGATCCCACCAGCTCTGCCAGTCAGCGGAAACCTCTCGTCGTCAAACCCAGACCTCCTGCAGTCACACCACCGCATCCTCGACTTCAACAACCAGCCTG ATATGTCAGACCAGGTGTTGCGAGTCTTCAAGGCGGACCAGCAGTCTCGGTATATTATGATCGGGAAGGACACAACCGCTAAAGAAGTGGTGGCCCAGGCTATCAGGGAGTTCGCCCTGACTGCTGCACCGGAGGCTTATTCGCTGTGCGAGGTGTCTGTCACACCTGAGGGCGTCATCAAGCAGAGACGGTTACCGGATCAGCTTTCTAAGCTAGCCGACAGGATTCAGCTGAGCGGCAG ATACTACTTAAAGAGCAACATGGAGACAGAGACGTTATGTTCCGATGAGGATGCCCAGGACCTCCTTCGAGAAGGACAGATTTCTTTGTTACAGCTCAGCACCGTGGAGGTGGCCACACAACTCTCCATGCGGGCCTTTGAACTTTTCTGCGCCATCGAGCCCACCGAATACATTGATGACCTTTTTAAGCTGCGCTCAAAGACCGGCTCTGTCAGCCTCAAGCGCTTCGAGGAGGCAATTAACCACGAGACCTTCTGGGTGGCCACTGAGGTTACACGGGAACCGAACCAGCTAAAACGCATGAAGATCATCAAGCACTTCATCAAGATAGCCCTGCACTGTCGCGAGTGCAAGAACTTTAGCTCCATGTTCGCAATCATCAG TGGTCTGAACCTGGCTCCAGTCTCCAGACTAAGAGGCACATGGGAGAAGTTGCCAAGCAAATATGAGAAACTGTTCGGGGACCTGCAGGACCTCTTCGACCCTTCAAGAAACATGGCCAAGTACAGGAATGTCCTCAGCAATCAAAACCTCCAGCCACCAATCATCCCCCTGTTCCCTGTCATCAAGAAGGACCTCACCTTTCTACATGAag GCAATGACTCCAAAGTGGACGGCCTGGTGAACTTTGAAAAGCTGCGGATGATTGCCAAAGAAATTCGCCATGTTGGTCGCATGGCGTCTGTCAACATGGACCCAGCCCTTATGTTCCGAACAAG GAAGAAGAAATGGAGAAGTTTAGG CAGGTCGCTAAGTCAGGGTAGCGCCAACGCCGCCGTGCTTGACGTCACACAGACAGGTGGGCACAAGAAGCGGGTGCGACGCAGTTCCTTCCTAAACGCCAAAAAGCTTTACGAGGATGCCCAGATGGCTAGGAAGGTCAAACAGTACCTGTCCAACCTCAGCCTGGAAACGAATGAGGAGAGTCTTCAGACACTCTCCCTACAGTGTGAACCCTCCATTAGCACAT TGCCCAAAAATGCAGGTGGGAAACGACCAGACACTTCTCCAGTTGTGCCCAGAGCTGCGAGTCAACAAAGGGGTCAGCTGGCCAAAGGAAACCAAGCTCTCCAGGTCCCCGCTGTGGCCCTTTACCCATCTCGAAAGAAAGTGCAAGTCAAGGATCTGCCACCATTCG GCACCAGTTCCCCGCAGTCTCTGAAGAAGATCCTCGCTCTTTCAGAGGAGGGGAGCGAAAGACACCGGAGGCAGCCAGAGGACACCATGTCCAATGCCTCCTCCCAGCTCTCCTCCCCTCCCACCTCCCCCCAGAGCTCGCCCAAGAAGG GTTACAACAGGATGGGAGACACCTACTCAGACTCTGGTCACAGTGAGATCTCCTCTCGCTCCAGTCTCGTTAGTAACTCCTCTTTCGACATGGCCCAGGAGGAGAGGAGACTTCGTCACTCCGGAGTAGTCGGGGATTCTCACATTGGAGGATCAAGGCTGGAACGAAGAGCCACAACTGACCCCGATCAGTACAGTCTTGG GTCATATTCATCAATGCAGGACTGTCGGGGCATTTATGCTGGCGGCCATACAGTACTCTCCTCACCCAGTTCAGAGGAACTGACTCAGGATCAGGGAGACCGTGTTTCCCTCGACGCTGCAGACAGCGGCCGCGGTTCTTGGACATCCTGTTCCTCTGGCTCCCACGATAATATCCAGACGATGCAGCAAGGACGTAGTTGGGAAACTTTGGCCTTTGGCGGTGGTGGAAGTGGAGGCGGCATTGGAGGGCTCCCTCCTGGCGGGCCAGATGCCATATTAGGGGGATCAGCTGCACTGTGGGCAGCACAGGCAAGGGGGAGCTGGGCATCTGCCAGCTCCTCCTCGTCCTCAGCAGCATACTGGGGGGAGGACTCCGAGGGGGATACCGGCACCataaagaggagaggaggaaaggaCGTCAGCACCGACCCAGAAACAAGTAGCATCACATCCACCGGGTCAGAGGAGTCAAAGCAGCTCGGCCGACCATCTCCATCACCCATCACTGTTGGAAATAAAGGCGGCCTTT CCCGAAAAGAGGGCCGTTACCGTGAGCCTCCCCCGACTCCCCCCGGCTACACTGCCTTGACCATCTCTGACCTCGCTGAGGGACAGCACTCAGCCCAGTCTGTTCCCATGTCCACAGCGACCCACTCAGGCCGGCGGCCACCAGACTACACTACGGCTCTGCAGCGCTCGCGCATGGTCACCCAGTCGCCCGACTCCCACCAGGCCCACCAGGGGGCCAAGCACCGGGCAGGCGGCCTCCACCGCACTCGCTCACCCGCCGAGGAGCAAGAGcctgaagaggaagaggagggtgaGTCCTTGTCTTCCAAACTAGTCGCTCTGAGGAAGCCAGTGGCACAGCATACACCAGAGACTCCCAGACCATGA
- the rapgef2b gene encoding rap guanine nucleotide exchange factor 2 isoform X12, with amino-acid sequence MKPLAASDSNGVPSQQDKTPLPADFSRLHLADGLHPQVTHVSSSHSGCSITSDSGSSSLSDIYQATENEPGDMDLSGLPETAVDSEEDDDEEDIERASDPLMSRDIVRDCLEKDPMDRTDDDIEQLLEFMHQLPAFANMTMSVRRELCAVMVFAVVERAGTIVLNDGEELDSWSVILNGSVEVTYPDSRTEILCMGNSFGVSPTMEKEYMKGVMKTKVDDCQFVCIAQQDYCCILNQVEKNMQKVEEEGEIVMVKEHRELDRTGTRKGHIVIKGTPERLTMHLVEEHSVVDPTYIEDFLLTYRTFLSSPMVVGKKLLEWFHDPSLRDKVTRVVLLWVNNHFNDFEGDPAMTRFLEEFENNLEKEKMCGHLRLLNIACAAKAKPRLVTLTKPSRDSPLAFSLLGGQEKGFRIFIDAVEPGSKAAEAGLKRGDQILEVNGQNFENVQLSKANEILKNNTHLSITVKTNLLVFKELLTRPEHDHDLDCEEEHDRKNGAPHLPKIGDIKKASRYSIPDLAVDVEQVMSLEKVSKKAKTNTVGGRNKLKKIFDKTLTSILPPKPYNDVCVGQSQDDSIVGMKQSKQIPPALPVSGNLSSSNPDLLQSHHRILDFNNQPDMSDQVLRVFKADQQSRYIMIGKDTTAKEVVAQAIREFALTAAPEAYSLCEVSVTPEGVIKQRRLPDQLSKLADRIQLSGRYYLKSNMETETLCSDEDAQDLLREGQISLLQLSTVEVATQLSMRAFELFCAIEPTEYIDDLFKLRSKTGSVSLKRFEEAINHETFWVATEVTREPNQLKRMKIIKHFIKIALHCRECKNFSSMFAIISGLNLAPVSRLRGTWEKLPSKYEKLFGDLQDLFDPSRNMAKYRNVLSNQNLQPPIIPLFPVIKKDLTFLHEGNDSKVDGLVNFEKLRMIAKEIRHVGRMASVNMDPALMFRTRKKKWRSLGSLSQGSANAAVLDVTQTGGHKKRVRRSSFLNAKKLYEDAQMARKVKQYLSNLSLETNEESLQTLSLQCEPSISTLPKNAGGKRPDTSPVVPRAASQQRGQLAKGNQALQVPAVALYPSRKKVQVKDLPPFGTSSPQSLKKILALSEEGSERHRRQPEDTMSNASSQLSSPPTSPQSSPKKGYNRMGDTYSDSGHSEISSRSSLVSNSSFDMAQEERRLRHSGVVGDSHIGGSRLERRATTDPDQYSLGSYSSMQDCRGIYAGGHTVLSSPSSEELTQDQGDRVSLDAADSGRGSWTSCSSGSHDNIQTMQQGRSWETLAFGGGGSGGGIGGLPPGGPDAILGGSAALWAAQARGSWASASSSSSSAAYWGEDSEGDTGTIKRRGGKDVSTDPETSSITSTGSEESKQLGRPSPSPITVGNKGGLSRKEGRYREPPPTPPGYTALTISDLAEGQHSAQSVPMSTATHSGRRPPDYTTALQRSRMVTQSPDSHQAHQGAKHRAGGLHRTRSPAEEQEPEEEEEGESLSSKLVALRKPVAQHTPETPRP; translated from the exons AGCAATTACTGGAGTTCATGCATCAACTGCCAGCATTTGCCAACATGACCATGTCAGTGAGGAGGGAACTCTGCGCTGTCATGGTTTTCGCTGTGGTCGAACGCGCCGGCACCATCGTTCTCAATGATGGAGAAGAG CTGGACTCATGGTCGGTGATCCTGAACGGTTCGGTGGAGGTGACGTACCCTGACAGCCGGACAGAAATCCTGTGCATGGGAAATAGTTTTGGGGTGTCACCAACCATGGAGAAAGAATACATGAAAGGTGTCATGAAGACCAAAGTAGACGACTGCCAG TTTGTGTGTATAGCCCAGCAGGACTACTGCTGCATCCTCAACCAGGTGGAGAAGAACATGCAGAAGGTTGAGGAGGAAGGAGAAATTGTTATGGTGAAGGAACACCGTGAACTCGACCGCACCGGCACCAGGAAAGGGCACATTGTCATCAAG GGCACACCGGAGCGTCTCACCATGCACCTCGTAGAGGAGCACTCAGTGGTGGACCCTACATACATCGAGGACTTCCTGTTGACCTACAGGACCTTCCTCTCAAGCCCCATGGTCGTGGGCAAGAAGCTCCTGGAGTGGTTCCACGACCCAAGTCTCAGGGACAAG GTTACACGGGTAGTCTTGCTGTGGGTAAACAATCACTTCAATGACTTTGAAGGTGACCCTGCCATGACTCGCTTTCTGGAAGAGTTTGAAAACAATCTGGAAAAAGAA AAAATGTGTGGGCACCTAAGACTGTTAAACATAGCATGTGCTGCTAAAGCCAAGCCACGGCTGGTGACACTAACCAAGCCATCCAGGGACTCTCCACTGGCATTCAGCCTTCTCGGAGGTCAGGAGAAAGGTTTCCGCATCTTCATCGATGCTGTGGAGCCTGGAAGCAAAGCAGCAGAAGCTGGCCTTAAGCGTGGAGATCAA ATCTTGGAGGTCAATGGACAGAATTTTGAGAATGTCCAGCTCAGCAAAGCTAATGAGATTCTGAAGAACAACACCCATTTGTCCATAACTGTGAAGACAAACCTTTTAG TGTTTAAAGAGCTGCTAACAAGGCCAGAACACGACCATGATTTGGATTGTGAGGAGGAACATGATCGAAAGAATGGGGCACCCCACCTTCCAAAGATTGGGGACATTAAGAAGGCCAGTCGCTACTCGATCCCCGACCTGGCGGTGGATGTAGAGCAGGTGATGAGTCTGGAAAAGGTCAGCAAGAAAGCAAAGACCAACACAGTGGGAGGACGCAACAAGCTGAAGAAAATCTTTGATAAGACGCTCACCAGCATCCTGCCCCCTAAACCATACAA CGACGTTTGCGTGGGCCAATCACAGGATGACAGCATAGTGGGAATGAAGCAGTCCAAACAGATCCCACCAGCTCTGCCAGTCAGCGGAAACCTCTCGTCGTCAAACCCAGACCTCCTGCAGTCACACCACCGCATCCTCGACTTCAACAACCAGCCTG ATATGTCAGACCAGGTGTTGCGAGTCTTCAAGGCGGACCAGCAGTCTCGGTATATTATGATCGGGAAGGACACAACCGCTAAAGAAGTGGTGGCCCAGGCTATCAGGGAGTTCGCCCTGACTGCTGCACCGGAGGCTTATTCGCTGTGCGAGGTGTCTGTCACACCTGAGGGCGTCATCAAGCAGAGACGGTTACCGGATCAGCTTTCTAAGCTAGCCGACAGGATTCAGCTGAGCGGCAG ATACTACTTAAAGAGCAACATGGAGACAGAGACGTTATGTTCCGATGAGGATGCCCAGGACCTCCTTCGAGAAGGACAGATTTCTTTGTTACAGCTCAGCACCGTGGAGGTGGCCACACAACTCTCCATGCGGGCCTTTGAACTTTTCTGCGCCATCGAGCCCACCGAATACATTGATGACCTTTTTAAGCTGCGCTCAAAGACCGGCTCTGTCAGCCTCAAGCGCTTCGAGGAGGCAATTAACCACGAGACCTTCTGGGTGGCCACTGAGGTTACACGGGAACCGAACCAGCTAAAACGCATGAAGATCATCAAGCACTTCATCAAGATAGCCCTGCACTGTCGCGAGTGCAAGAACTTTAGCTCCATGTTCGCAATCATCAG TGGTCTGAACCTGGCTCCAGTCTCCAGACTAAGAGGCACATGGGAGAAGTTGCCAAGCAAATATGAGAAACTGTTCGGGGACCTGCAGGACCTCTTCGACCCTTCAAGAAACATGGCCAAGTACAGGAATGTCCTCAGCAATCAAAACCTCCAGCCACCAATCATCCCCCTGTTCCCTGTCATCAAGAAGGACCTCACCTTTCTACATGAag GCAATGACTCCAAAGTGGACGGCCTGGTGAACTTTGAAAAGCTGCGGATGATTGCCAAAGAAATTCGCCATGTTGGTCGCATGGCGTCTGTCAACATGGACCCAGCCCTTATGTTCCGAACAAG GAAGAAGAAATGGAGAAGTTTAGG GTCGCTAAGTCAGGGTAGCGCCAACGCCGCCGTGCTTGACGTCACACAGACAGGTGGGCACAAGAAGCGGGTGCGACGCAGTTCCTTCCTAAACGCCAAAAAGCTTTACGAGGATGCCCAGATGGCTAGGAAGGTCAAACAGTACCTGTCCAACCTCAGCCTGGAAACGAATGAGGAGAGTCTTCAGACACTCTCCCTACAGTGTGAACCCTCCATTAGCACAT TGCCCAAAAATGCAGGTGGGAAACGACCAGACACTTCTCCAGTTGTGCCCAGAGCTGCGAGTCAACAAAGGGGTCAGCTGGCCAAAGGAAACCAAGCTCTCCAGGTCCCCGCTGTGGCCCTTTACCCATCTCGAAAGAAAGTGCAAGTCAAGGATCTGCCACCATTCG GCACCAGTTCCCCGCAGTCTCTGAAGAAGATCCTCGCTCTTTCAGAGGAGGGGAGCGAAAGACACCGGAGGCAGCCAGAGGACACCATGTCCAATGCCTCCTCCCAGCTCTCCTCCCCTCCCACCTCCCCCCAGAGCTCGCCCAAGAAGG GTTACAACAGGATGGGAGACACCTACTCAGACTCTGGTCACAGTGAGATCTCCTCTCGCTCCAGTCTCGTTAGTAACTCCTCTTTCGACATGGCCCAGGAGGAGAGGAGACTTCGTCACTCCGGAGTAGTCGGGGATTCTCACATTGGAGGATCAAGGCTGGAACGAAGAGCCACAACTGACCCCGATCAGTACAGTCTTGG GTCATATTCATCAATGCAGGACTGTCGGGGCATTTATGCTGGCGGCCATACAGTACTCTCCTCACCCAGTTCAGAGGAACTGACTCAGGATCAGGGAGACCGTGTTTCCCTCGACGCTGCAGACAGCGGCCGCGGTTCTTGGACATCCTGTTCCTCTGGCTCCCACGATAATATCCAGACGATGCAGCAAGGACGTAGTTGGGAAACTTTGGCCTTTGGCGGTGGTGGAAGTGGAGGCGGCATTGGAGGGCTCCCTCCTGGCGGGCCAGATGCCATATTAGGGGGATCAGCTGCACTGTGGGCAGCACAGGCAAGGGGGAGCTGGGCATCTGCCAGCTCCTCCTCGTCCTCAGCAGCATACTGGGGGGAGGACTCCGAGGGGGATACCGGCACCataaagaggagaggaggaaaggaCGTCAGCACCGACCCAGAAACAAGTAGCATCACATCCACCGGGTCAGAGGAGTCAAAGCAGCTCGGCCGACCATCTCCATCACCCATCACTGTTGGAAATAAAGGCGGCCTTT CCCGAAAAGAGGGCCGTTACCGTGAGCCTCCCCCGACTCCCCCCGGCTACACTGCCTTGACCATCTCTGACCTCGCTGAGGGACAGCACTCAGCCCAGTCTGTTCCCATGTCCACAGCGACCCACTCAGGCCGGCGGCCACCAGACTACACTACGGCTCTGCAGCGCTCGCGCATGGTCACCCAGTCGCCCGACTCCCACCAGGCCCACCAGGGGGCCAAGCACCGGGCAGGCGGCCTCCACCGCACTCGCTCACCCGCCGAGGAGCAAGAGcctgaagaggaagaggagggtgaGTCCTTGTCTTCCAAACTAGTCGCTCTGAGGAAGCCAGTGGCACAGCATACACCAGAGACTCCCAGACCATGA